The DNA segment AGGTGACACGGTAGCTGTTGCCATCTCAGGTTCATTTCCTGCATTAAACATTTGTTTGTTCGCTGCATTAGATACTTTAAAACTTAAACCAATTATTATATCAAGTGCTTCAGCATCTCAATTTGGAGCGAATCATCCTCAGATGTTATGGCTTGATATGGAAAATGAATTAGAATCTTCTGGTATATTTTCGTATCGTTCCAGTTATGCATCATTAGGTGGTATACAAGACAAGGCAGCTGGAACTTCTAAAGAAGGGAAAGAAATGCTTTTACGTGCACTAAAACGCAACAAAGTCAAATTATTAGATCCAATCCACTTTGAAGACTCAATTGAAAAAAGAATGAAGTACTTTGATGAGTTATCACAAGGAAAGCCCATCAAACTTTTTATCAATGTTGGTGGAGGTACAACGATATTAGGAACAAATTTGGGCAAACAAGTTTTTAAAAATGGATTGATTACTGATTTACCAGAAGAGGTTCATATTCCCAATTCTGTGATTAAGTTGTTTTTAGAACGGGAAATCCCTGTTATCAATTTCATACAGATTGAATCATTGGCGAGAAAATTCGGGCTTCCTTTAACTCCCA comes from the Leptospira ellinghausenii genome and includes:
- the pgsW gene encoding poly-gamma-glutamate system protein produces the protein MTKVYWSPWQHSRVALFLLAVLGVMGLLLIETCKVKKEQPYFKKKLHAAKLAERGFQILKPELLKHKKPDYREFDPTNSGLIGEFLTPVTSNSGSLQAKQTSVNPNFAAVMVQFLKKAKVEEGDTVAVAISGSFPALNICLFAALDTLKLKPIIISSASASQFGANHPQMLWLDMENELESSGIFSYRSSYASLGGIQDKAAGTSKEGKEMLLRALKRNKVKLLDPIHFEDSIEKRMKYFDELSQGKPIKLFINVGGGTTILGTNLGKQVFKNGLITDLPEEVHIPNSVIKLFLEREIPVINFIQIESLARKFGLPLTPKKVPKPGEGKVFYSEEYNPILYVSVFLFLLVGLYGVTRLGWGENEEDRYLPITLRSR